The proteins below are encoded in one region of Silene latifolia isolate original U9 population chromosome 2, ASM4854445v1, whole genome shotgun sequence:
- the LOC141640710 gene encoding uncharacterized protein LOC141640710, giving the protein MVFLCETKLSGREMKTVLVKFDMYHGMQVDSVVRSGGLTFWWHKKIKCEFLSASVHHMDFIIREANGDWRVTGFYGWPMVADRHLSWELLRILGRQSALPWMCIGDYNEILFSNEMKGGQRAQWQMNQFRDAVDACGLVDVQFEGYAFTWDNGQAGEDNRKSRIDRAMGTNEWMARFPYARLRHLGREWSNHSPLKLVLDRRESTGQFTKRFRFEQIWVGAEGCEEEITRGFERGGGDDLVEALQESATELQAWKRVSIGKIVKMIAMKRSQIERLNEGGCSPDEVRKRRNLVREVADLCRQDEQFWRQRSRALWLKNGDRNTSFFHKQERQRKAKNHISKLVDDGGMGMRRSQRLRRNILRSYSRLLLHVSLGMCSMA; this is encoded by the coding sequence ATGGTGTTTCTTTGCGAGACGAAACTCAGTGGTCGTGAGATGAAAACAGTTCTCGTGAAATTCGATATGTATCATGGTATGCAGGTGGATAGTGTGGTTAGGtctggtggattaacgttttggTGGCATAAGAAAATTAAATGTGAGTTTTTATCGGCGTCGGTTCATCATATGGATTTTATTATCCGAGAGGCTAATGGGGATTGGCGTGTGACGGGTTTTTATGGGTGGCCAATGGTTGCGGACAGACACCTTTCATGGGAGCTTTTACGGATTCTGGGGCGACAATCAGCATTGCCTTGGATGTGTATAGGAGATTATAATGAGATCTTATTCTCTAATGAAATGAAAGGAGGTCAACGAGCTCAATGGCAAATGAATCAGTTTCGTGACGCGGTGGATGCATGTGGGCTGGTAGATGTTCAATTTGAGGGATATGCGTTCACGTGGGATAATGGGCAAGCGGGTGAAGATAATCGCAAAAGTAGAATTGATCGAGCTATGGGTACTAATGAGTGGATGGCGCGGTTCCCTTATGCACGGCTACGTCACTTGGGGCGTGAGTGGTCTAACCATTCACCTCTCAAGCTTGTTTTGGATAGGCGGGAAAGTACGGGCCAATTTACGAAAAGGTTTCGCTTTGAGCAAATATGGGTGGGTGCTGAGGGGTGTGAGGAGGAAATAACGCGAGGCTTTGAACGGGGGGGGGGGGATGATCTCGTCGAAGCTTTGCAGGAGAGTGCAACGGAGTTACAAGCTTGGAAACGGGTGAGTATTGGCAAGATTGTGAAGATGATTGCAATGAAGCGTAGCCAAATCGAAAGGTTGAATGAAGGTGGCTGTTCTCCTGATGAAGTGCGTAAGAGGAGAAACTTGGTGAGGGAGGTGGCTGATTTGTGCCGACAGGATGAACAATTTTGGAGACAAAGATCGAGGGCTCTATGGCTCAAAAACGGGGATCGAAACACGAGTTTTTTCCATAAGCAAGAGCGTCAGCGGAAGGCTAAGAATCATATAAGTAAGCTTGTGGACGATG